Genomic window (Acinonyx jubatus isolate Ajub_Pintada_27869175 chromosome B1, VMU_Ajub_asm_v1.0, whole genome shotgun sequence):
AGGCCCAGCATGGCCCTAAATAGTGGAACCACGGTCGGATTCCACCGTTCTTATTCCTTTGGCCGTGGCACCCTGGGGTCCCTCGATCCTGAGCCCAAACTTCCTGATACAGCACTTGTCCTGGCTCACCAGTGGGCCGAGCCTGAGGCTTAGAGGCCCGAGCAGAGGAGCCACAGAAGCTGGGATCCTTGGCTAAGAGCATATTCACGCAATCGTGGCAAAATGGGAACTGTCACCCAGACCTCGTGACTGGCTCGTGGGAGAGTACAAGAAGTCTTCGGGGGAGTCCATAGTTTAGCAGAGTTTACAGTTTTGTGCAGGGTGACTCTTGTAATGGTTACCATCACATGCTTGGAGGTGAGGCTTCCTTTCTACCCAACCCTGGAAATCTGCAGGAAGTTGACCTGCACCTGTAAACTTCAGCCTCCCCCACCCTTGTGGGGTCAGGAGGTGACTCTCCAGAACCAGATTGTTCTGTGTGCTTTTATGAGACAGGTGTGGGCACCAGCGGACACAGAGCAGAGGCTCGGGAGAACCAGGGTTATCACACTCGTGGGCCCTGGAGACGGGCCCTGCCCGCCCCATGCTGGGCCCCATGGGGAAGTACCGGTCGGGAGACAGGACAAGGTTTAGGCTGCAGCCTTTGTTGGGGTTTCCATGGGAAAGGCAGGCAGGTCAGCGTGAACGCGAGGACTGGCTCCCTTGAACGATTTCGGTGGGCTTTGGTGGACCCTGGGACGGTCAAGGCAGAGCAGTAGTGCCTCCAGGTGCAGGGGCTGGATGGGGAGGCAGGACTCTGATGGGTTAGGTCCCTGCTTTGCTCTCTCAAGAATGGGCTGGCCTGGGAGGGGCGGGCTGCCCAGCCAGGAAGGTTTTTACGATGTCGGAGTGTGCAGGGGAACAAACGCGACACACCAGCGCACGGACGCCCAGGCGCTCTCGCCAGCCTGTCATCTATTAGACTGACCTGTGTGCACGTGCACTTGTACGTGTGTTTGGGGGCGTGTGAATCACAGGAGCAGAGAACGAGTCCGTGAAGCGGCCAGCGCAGCCCCCTCAGCGCCTTCAGTCCTGTCCGATACAGAGCACTCCTGGGCACGGGCACGGGCGATGGCGCAGACTCGGGACTCCCGGGGGgacgtgtgtgtacgtgtgtgcttTTGTCTTTCCTCCCTGAATCGATTCATACCCACAAAGAGCCAGCCTGCCATAGAGCTTGGTTCACTCAGAAGTAGGAAGACAAATGCTTCTATGATCTTTGCCTTTGATTACGGGACCATTATCAAATCCACGAGTTCAGTAGTTAGAAAAGGTGCTTCTGTGGTTTGGGTTAAAGGAGCTAGTACTTCCTACGTCCCGACAGTGGTCACCGTGACTGGGCAGAGTAGCTCTTTTCGCCGAGTAGTCACAAATGGACAGCTgtggctctgggctcacagcccACAGTTCAGCTAGACATGGTGACCTCCGCAAGGATGGACAGCTGGAACGCACCGTGGCCCCTGCCCAGTCCTGCTCCTTGTTGCCCAGATGTGGGTGGGAGAGCCCTCCGCTCCTGAGGAGGTGCCCTGTCTGGTGAGCCCCCTGCAGGGCTGTGGGATGTGGAAGGTGTGGGCAGGAAGGGACCCAGGGGGGACTCTGGCCACTTTGCTAGCACCTGATCCTGGGGTTCCCTCCTGCACATTGGGGTCCCGCGCTGCGAGGCTGACACAGAACGCTTCAGAGGTCCCTTCCTCCTGTTCTGAGGACTCGAGAATCTGGCCTTGGCAGCTTCACAGACAACGCGTCCAAACTTACGTAAATGTGACCATAGGAGCGTATATTCAACAAGTGTTTCCTGGGCCCGTCCTCTGTGCCAGGCGCCGTATCAGGCGGTGGGGGCACAGCGGCGGGCAGGTGGCCCAGCCCCGCCCACAGAGAGCTGCTTGTCTCGTGGAGGCCGGGCTTCCAGAGGGGGCTTCTGGAGGAAAAGGCGTTGATGCCGAGATCGGAAGGATAAGGGCTGACAGGTGGGGCCGGGTGGGGAAAGGACTCTTAGAGGACCCAGCGCCAGCAGGAGCCCAGAGGTGAGGGACACGGGCTTTCAAACAGCTGCCTGTGCAGGAGGGCCGtcgggtggggcagggggcaggtcaAGAGCCACCACCCGACCCCGTCCTGGGAGCACGGTGCTCAGACCCTGTGGGGACGCGTGTGAAGGGCAGGAGCATGGGTTTTGGTGACCTTCCTCTAGTGGTCACCACAGTGCAGTCTGTCGTGCTAACTAGTATAAAACGTATGACAGCCGTCTTCTAACGTGGAGGTGGGAAGGTCCTTAAATGTATTGGAAATCCAGCCAGAAGTTCCTCTTAGTCTCCAAACTCTGCCGGACTTGAGGTCAGCAACAGCAAATGGGCCGGttgtgaaaagaagaaatatttttttgttttttatttctgggcaaagaatgaagttttgtttttacattgttACAGAGAAATTATTGGGTTATTTCAATTACACTTACTGTTTGAGTGGGTAAGTATGTTTGTACTATCTTCTCTGCGTGTAGCAGCCGCTGGTGTAGGAGAAAAGGATTTGGAAACGGGGCAGTGGTAAGCGATACCCACACCCTCCTTTGTGTCTTTACGTACTGAGCGTAGGGGATGTTTTTCACGGTTGGAATCAGAATTCCCACCTTGTGTTTGAGAGCTGATGTGGtccagggtgggaggtgggtttCCTCCTGCAAGGACTCGGCATAGCCCCCTGCCTGGGCGGGACACGCTGTCCTTCCCGGTGTCCAGGGCGGGGATAGGCACACACGGGTGGCCTCGTCCCTTTCCCATTCAGGCCTTGCACTGGCTTCAGATGGGAGTGTGGACGGGCTTCACGCCGTAGGCAGGTTAACAGACTAGAACTGGGGACTTGGGTTTTCCTCCGGTTTATAAGGACCCTGACGTGACGGGTGATGATAATCCTTGTGCTGAGTCCTGCAAACActttctgtgtgccagacattaCTGCAGCCCGTCTACACAGCTGCCCCTGCTCCTGTGCTCCCGACAGTGATTTCTGCGTGCGGAGAGCGAGCGCAGACAGTGTGAAGTCTGCACGCAGCCCGGCCGGGGCGTGTACCCTGCACAGTACTGTGTGCAGCCTgtagagggcagggcagggctctcCCTTAGGGGTGTGAGAAGCTTTCACAAAGCATATCCCGGTGTGGTTGCCTAAGTGTCTCACCCTGTGGAGTGTGACCCAGGCTGTGAGCGGGGCGTCCCCGCGGCAGAGTCCCGGATGGTGTGTGCCATCAGCCTCACCACTGCTGCCGTCCCACCTCCCGGCTCCCatgccctctcctttcctcctcaggTGCTGCCGGTGGCGCTTccctgctttgtgtgtgtgtgtgtgtgtgtgtgtgtgtgtgtgtgtgtgtgtgcgcgcgcgcatgcgcatgcctgcctgcctgcctgcctgtctgcaaGCACATGAGGACAGAGGGCTTGTGACACTCCCTCTCCCAGCACTGTGTGCGTCCTGCAGGAGCAGAGAAGTGGGGGGGCCCCCATCCCGTCCACACATGTGAGCCTGTCTTCCTTCTTCAGGTCGGAGACGAATACATGACGAGCCCAGACGCACCTGCACGGACGGTGCCTCGTGGGACGAGACGTGGCGTGGGCGCCCGAGCCCTGCTTTGGTCCTGGGACGCCTTTAATCCTCCGCACCTAGGACGATGACTCATGTGAGCGATGGCGGCACAGCAGGGAGCATTTTCGACCTGGACTACACGTCCTGGAAGATCCGCTCAACGCTCGTGGTCGCCGGCTTCGTCTTCTACGTGGGCGTCTTCGTTGTCTGCCACCAGCTGTCATCCTCCCTGAATGCCACCTACCGCTCCCTGGTGGCCAGAGAGAAGGTCTTCTGGAACCTGGCGGCCACCCGCGCGGTCTTTGGCGTTCAGAGCACGGCCGCGGGCCTGTGGGCCTTGCTGGCGGACCCCGTGCTCCAGGCCGATAAGGCGCGCGGCCAGCAGAACTGGTGCTGGTTTCACGTGGCGACGGCAacgggattctttctctttgaaaacgTCGCGGTTCACGTGTCCAACGTGCTCTTCCGGACGTTTGACTGGTTTCTGGTCGTCCACCACCTCTTTGCCTTCCTGGGCTTTCTCGGCTCGGTGGTCAACCTCAGAGCCGGCCACTACCTGGCCATGATCACGCTGCTCCTGGAGGTCAGCACCCCCTTCACCTGCGTTTCCTGGATGCTCCTGAAGGTGAGTGTTTCCGTGGGCGTGGGGCTCACCTGTCCTCTCTGCCCTCGTCAGCACAACCTGGGGAGCCGGGCAGGGCCCCCTTCCCGTCTCGCGTCCGTGCCATGGCTTCCCTGTGCGCCACGCTCGGGGTCCCCGCCAGACCACGTCATGGCGTCCACAGTAACCTCTCATTTTGTTGAATTCCgtgttactaatttttttaacgtttatttattttgagagagagggagagagagtcccaagcaggctccacgctgtcagagcagagcccgacgaaccgtgagaccacaacctgagcagaaaccaagagtcagacgcttaaccgactgagccaccgggcgcccctccgtgttactaattttattttattttattaaaaaaatgtttttaatgccatatatttttgagagagggagagagagacagcacaagtgggagaggggcaaagagagagagggagactcagaatccagaatccaaagcaggctccgggctccaagctgtcagcacagagcccgacatggggcttgaacccacgaactctgacatgacctaagccgaattcggatgcttaactgactgagtcaccaggtgcccctgctaattttaaacaaatgttttaagcTTCTGGCTCCATAACAAAACAGTGGATCTGAGCTGATCGTATTCTGTAAGCCCCAGAAaaggtgatt
Coding sequences:
- the CLN8 gene encoding protein CLN8 isoform X2, with the translated sequence MTHVSDGGTAGSIFDLDYTSWKIRSTLVVAGFVFYVGVFVVCHQLSSSLNATYRSLVAREKVFWNLAATRAVFGVQSTAAGLWALLADPVLQADKARGQQNWCWFHVATATGFFLFENVAVHVSNVLFRTFDWFLVVHHLFAFLGFLGSVVNLRAGHYLAMITLLLEVSTPFTCVSWMLLKESQLWVLFLRLESILTCLLCLVWERGPISFLCTWLSGLPSSTCRRPAAPTPCSGS
- the CLN8 gene encoding protein CLN8 isoform X1, producing the protein MTHVSDGGTAGSIFDLDYTSWKIRSTLVVAGFVFYVGVFVVCHQLSSSLNATYRSLVAREKVFWNLAATRAVFGVQSTAAGLWALLADPVLQADKARGQQNWCWFHVATATGFFLFENVAVHVSNVLFRTFDWFLVVHHLFAFLGFLGSVVNLRAGHYLAMITLLLEVSTPFTCVSWMLLKAGCSDSLFWKLNQWLMIHMFHCRMVLTYHMWWVCFWHWDGLRSSLHLPHLALFLVGLGLLTLVLNPYWTHKKTQQLLTPVDWNFAQPEPGGGRPVGANGQVPQKKGQ